The bacterium genome has a segment encoding these proteins:
- a CDS encoding Xaa-Pro peptidase family protein — protein sequence MPRVPYDMESRAPYRVNLVSDAEYDRRLTALRGGMSKAGLDAVVVYGTREAPENVEYLTNFAPVVGSAFVVVHADGRMSLATDAVMHGEPMHSMIWMCRVPDVRVVLRRPVYGGPIDGAAQLAADALGGGKRVGIIGSALLPHPVYSALMARLPQLQAADAILAEIRRYKSDEEIGKLREAGRIADEAMAAAFGLLREGIEETELAAAAVQRMHALGATEAFATSIVSGPRAGLKHSHPRRRRLEKGDMVFIDLGASFDGYKSDVSRCTMVGGASGVGRELLTMGLELHDAGLAAIRPGVTVDGVAQALAAVVRGTPYEQYYCPGQFGHCLGVSLFEAPGLFAGNPAELRPRMTMAYEPMVVMENVGTGVVEDTILITESGWEPLSRYPTVTWE from the coding sequence ATGCCGCGGGTACCGTATGACATGGAGTCGCGCGCGCCGTATCGGGTGAATCTCGTCAGCGACGCGGAGTACGATCGCCGGCTCACCGCGCTCCGCGGCGGCATGTCGAAGGCCGGCCTTGACGCGGTCGTGGTCTACGGGACCCGCGAGGCGCCGGAGAACGTGGAGTATCTCACCAACTTCGCGCCGGTTGTCGGCAGCGCGTTTGTCGTGGTCCACGCCGACGGCCGGATGAGCCTTGCGACGGACGCCGTGATGCACGGCGAGCCCATGCACTCGATGATCTGGATGTGCCGCGTGCCCGACGTCCGGGTGGTCCTCCGCCGGCCCGTCTACGGGGGCCCGATCGACGGCGCCGCTCAGCTGGCCGCCGACGCCCTCGGGGGCGGGAAGCGGGTCGGGATCATCGGCTCCGCGCTGCTGCCGCACCCCGTGTACAGCGCGTTGATGGCGCGGCTGCCGCAGCTGCAGGCTGCCGACGCGATCCTGGCGGAGATTCGCCGCTACAAGAGCGACGAGGAGATCGGGAAGCTGCGCGAGGCCGGCCGTATCGCGGACGAGGCCATGGCCGCCGCATTCGGGCTGCTGCGCGAGGGGATCGAGGAGACCGAACTGGCGGCCGCCGCGGTGCAGCGGATGCACGCGCTCGGCGCCACGGAGGCGTTCGCCACGAGCATCGTCTCGGGCCCCCGGGCGGGCCTCAAGCACAGCCACCCGCGCCGGCGGCGTCTCGAGAAAGGCGACATGGTGTTCATCGATCTCGGCGCGTCATTCGATGGCTATAAGTCGGATGTGAGCCGCTGCACGATGGTGGGCGGCGCGTCGGGCGTGGGACGGGAGCTCCTGACCATGGGGCTCGAGCTCCACGACGCGGGGCTCGCGGCGATCCGCCCCGGTGTGACGGTCGACGGCGTCGCCCAGGCGCTCGCTGCCGTCGTCCGCGGCACGCCGTACGAGCAGTACTACTGCCCCGGGCAGTTCGGACACTGCCTCGGTGTGTCGCTGTTTGAGGCCCCCGGCCTCTTCGCCGGGAACCCGGCGGAGCTGCGGCCCCGGATGACGATGGCCTACGAGCCCATGGTCGTGATGGAAAACGTCGGCACCGGCGTCGTCGAGGACACGATCCTGATCACCGAGTCCGGGTGGGAGCCGCTCAGCCGCTACCCCACCGTCACGTGGGAGTAG
- a CDS encoding isochorismatase family protein, with product MAIWDDVVPQAERDLYTQGGWGGRIGYGRRPALLVVDMYRAFVDPAYPFSTPDAPRAVRDIRTLLDRTRASGCPVFFSTARRRSVPAERGLSKATAVRRPIMAAGDAYEIVPELAPLETESVIVKSAPSAFFGTELASYLIYGRVDTVIVTGTVTSSCVQATVIDAFSHNFRVIIPLECVCDRSAVAKKVTLWGIDMKYGDVAPLSEVLAYLESVKDGAQQPAAAAAR from the coding sequence GTGGCGATTTGGGATGATGTCGTCCCGCAGGCCGAACGGGACCTTTACACGCAGGGCGGATGGGGCGGCCGAATCGGGTACGGACGCCGGCCGGCGCTCCTGGTCGTCGACATGTACCGTGCCTTCGTGGATCCCGCCTATCCGTTCAGCACGCCGGACGCGCCGCGGGCGGTGCGAGACATCCGCACGCTGCTCGATCGGACCCGGGCGTCCGGGTGTCCGGTTTTCTTTTCCACCGCGCGGCGTCGCAGCGTTCCGGCGGAGCGCGGTCTCTCGAAGGCCACCGCGGTACGCCGTCCGATCATGGCGGCCGGTGATGCGTACGAGATCGTGCCGGAACTGGCGCCGCTCGAGACCGAGTCGGTGATCGTCAAGTCGGCGCCGAGTGCCTTCTTCGGCACGGAGCTGGCGTCGTACCTGATCTACGGCCGTGTCGACACCGTCATCGTCACCGGGACCGTCACCAGCAGTTGCGTCCAGGCTACCGTGATCGACGCATTCAGCCACAACTTTCGCGTGATCATCCCGCTCGAATGCGTCTGCGATCGCAGCGCCGTGGCGAAGAAGGTCACCCTCTGGGGCATCGATATGAAATACGGCGACGTCGCGCCGCTCTCAGAGGTGCTTGCCTATCTCGAGAGCGTGAAAGACGGAGCGCAGCAGCCGGCGGCCGCCGCCGCGCGCTAG